In the genome of Suncus etruscus isolate mSunEtr1 chromosome 3, mSunEtr1.pri.cur, whole genome shotgun sequence, the window gaaagaaagaaagaaagaaagaaagaaagaaagaaagaaaagaaaagaaaagaaaagaaaagaaaagaaaagaaaagaaaagaaaagaaaagaaaaagaagcaatacACCAAGCAGCAAGAGATCTGGGCAGATCTTTGTTTAAAGACACATGTATCAAAGGATGTAAAATCTGCTCCAAATCAGCCATCTTAAACTGAGATTTAAAATCTAAATGGGAAAAGAGATGATTCTTTAAATAGAGAGGGGAATCTGATTTCCAAGGTTGTACTGCATCTATTTGGTAAGCTCTATATTAATTCTCAATTAGTTAAGATGCCTTTTAGGTCATTACAGGTACATATAGGACATACTGAACAGGAAGATGACAAGGCAATTGCTGTGTTCAAACTTATCGTGAACTGATGTTGCTGCACTTTCTTCTCACAGATTCCATGTTCCCTTCTCCCAGGAATATTTGACCTTCAAATCTCGGGCCCTCTAAAACTTGATTTATGGCCTTCATCGTGTGTCAGAAAACTCAAACTGATCTCACATATTCTTTCTATTAACTTACTTGCGTGAATTTCAGTTGTTTTCAACATGCGATTTGTTCATTGTGCAAACCCTGCATTGCAGAGAAATCTTAGGGTGCGATTCCAGCTTGGATCCAGCAGAGTTACCACCAACAGCTGTATTTTCTCCGTGGTGAAGTGAGGCATGGAGAGAAACCCCGGGTCACGCTGAGGGACAAGCTCCCACCCCCCACCTCTTCCACCCAGCAGCAAATCCTTCGGGCTCCAGGGCCCGGGCGCTGTCCTTGGTGCTGCCGGAGCCACCCAAGCCAGCAGGAGCGCATGCCTGCCTTACCTTCTGCCCCAGCGGAAGCTGCGTTGTCCCACCAACATTAAGCAGAAAGAAGCGCCAAATCCCACATTTAATACAAAACACTATCCGGACCAAATTTCTCTATCCCCTTGCCCGAAGCTTCCACACTGGTCACTCCTCATAGTGTtgctgcattttgttttgttttgttttgttttgctttgaatcTCAACTCTTCTGGGCTCATCTTGGGCAGTTCTAAGACTAAAGCTGCCTGGGAAAGCAAACAGGCAGGAGGAGACTTGGGGGGCtcgggagaggagggaaggaaagtccGGGGGTCGAGGAAGGGCGATCGGAGCAGCAGGAGCAGTAAAGGGTCGGGAGGGAACCGCCCGGGGAAGGGGCTTGCGGAGAAGGGCGCGGCAAGGTCGGGAAAAGCGCCGTCCCAAAGCGAAGGAATGATGAAGTCCAGAGAActgggaaagaaaagcaaaaaaagtgCTGGGAAAGAAAGGGCCGAGGAGAGAAAAGCTTGAGGGTCGGGGACCACCGCGGCCCGGGCGGCGGGAAAGTGGCCAGACAAAGGGCGTTGGGCGGGTCCTCGCCCGGACCGAGCAAAAAGCGATCCGAGGGTCTCGGAAAGGCGGGCGGGGGCTCGGAGGGGCGACCAGTGGGCTGCGGCAGGGGCCTCCGAGTCCCGGGTCCGAGCGGCCCGGGCGGGCGCACGTGGAGCGGCGCTGAATCACGGCAGGGCGGCCCCCCATCCCCCGGCCGGCCCGGGGCCCGCAGTCCCCGCCTCCTCGGCCGCCGCCTCCTCGGGGCGGGGCGCTGGCCCGGGACCAGCCGGCGCGGCTATAAAGCGGCTGCGGCGGGGCCAGCAGGACGCTGTGCCAGCCACGCGCCCCGAGGCCTCCTCCAAGATGAGCTACGCTTTGGACTCGCTGGGCACCCCGTCCGCCTACCGGCGGGTCACGGAGACCCGCTCCAGCTTCAGCCGGGTGAGCGGCTCGCCGTCCAGCG includes:
- the LOC126003329 gene encoding uncharacterized protein LOC126003329, whose translation is MGGRPAVIQRRSTCARPGRSDPGLGGPCRSPLVAPPSPRPPFRDPRIAFCSVRARTRPTPFVWPLSRRPGRGGPRPSSFSLLGPFFPSTFFAFLSQFSGLHHSFALGRRFSRPCRALLRKPLPRAVPSRPFTAPAAPIALPRPPDFPSLLSRAPQVSSCLFAFPGSFSLRTAQDEPRRVEIQSKTKQNKTKCSNTMRSDQCGSFGQGDREIWSG